In Anthonomus grandis grandis chromosome 5, icAntGran1.3, whole genome shotgun sequence, the following are encoded in one genomic region:
- the LOC126736077 gene encoding pre-mRNA-processing factor 39 isoform X4, with the protein MSDNEEIEAPVRKTRSTRSARGAKTPKKSSAKPASRKTRGKKTTVAEVEVTDEELDQISDADQVDKMVTLQEDTILEASDNEGNVNVTKSQEDELLNSGDEAEKEKQNSNDAEDNPLSITNEVTMVEEGKNPVKCAEETEIEEETKQVDEEATVESRSPESEYKMNLDDIETSNDIETNENGLSDIIESEKMDTAEADNAENHVELKEDNSLGNEGIGKKIEEEMDSTEQSVPNTNGEPEAENISDDELPAPAPVKVPETEEVSDEELPGPKRAELPADTEVVSEDELPSSKKEGEEEETSSPKKESSKRKLSESGYDPTSPTSENDAPCKKSKEDKEEKEKEEVAKAKPKKLPELDKYWKAVNDDPTDFTGWTYLLQYVDQENDMEAAREAYDAFLSHYPYCYGYWRKYADYEKRKGNKKKCEEVFERGLKAIPLSVDLWIHYLTYVKSSRGEDEDFVRSQFERALAACGLEFRSDRLWDSYIKWETEGKRLQKVTALFDRLLATPTQGYTTHFDNFQEHVSSNPPNKVLDVDEFMALRKEVRSLLKSEEKAAENAELPPGDEDSKLYTTEEESKSIRERIVSIRRKVHKNTVNAVTARWNYEEGIKRPYFHVKPLERCQLKNWQDYLDYEIEQGDRTRIIVLFERCLIACALYEEFWLKFVNYLEGLKDPEYQAKIRDVYERACTIHHLKKPNLHLQWAAFEEMSDNINRAAEILVNLEKQVPNVLQVAYRRINLERRRGDFEKSTQLFEHYINNSKNKMISSNIAIKYSRFTFKIMKNYEKAHEILKSAIAKDPNPRLYLQLIDLILQKDEFNEDEIVSVFDEILAREGGEPDQKALFAQRKLEFLEDFGSSIEAVQAAYEQHQKLHKLVKDSNSKKKESKSEASSSSVSKKDGKSAASSQSQSYGNYQYSGSSASAPPYQYGTAGQQGQYNYTQYGQGGDQYQYQNWQPYQQGGYGGYNQWGGYTGGYGY; encoded by the exons ATGTCGGATAACGAGGAAATTGAGGCTCCTG TCCGGAAAACTCGTTCAACCAGGTCTGCCAGAGGTGCAAAGACCCCCAAGAAAAGCTCTGCCAAACCAGCCAGTCGCAAGACCCGTGGAAAAAAAACAACTGTTGCAGAAGTAGAAGTTACTGATGAAGAATTGGATCAAATTAGTGATGCTGATCAGGTTGATAAAATG gtCACACTTCAAGAAGATACTATACTAGAGGCATCTGATAATGAAGGTAATGTAAATGTCACAAAAAGTCAAGAAGATGAACTTTTGAATAGTGGAGATGAGGCAGAAAAAGAAAAGCAGAATTCAAATGATGCTGAAGACAATCCGCTATCTATAACTAATGAAGTTACCATGGTAGAGGAAGGTAAGAATCCAGTTAAATGTGCTGAAGAAACTGAAATTGAAGAAGAAACAAAGCAAGTTGATGAAGAAGCAACAGTTGAAAGTAGAAGTCCTGAATCTGAATACAAAATGAATTTAGATGATATTGAAACATCCAATGATATTGAAACAAATGAGAATGGTCTGTCTGATATTATTGAGTCTGAAAAAATGGACACTGCTGAGGCAGACAATGCTGAAAACCATGTAGAACTAAAGGAAGATAATTCTTTAGGAAATGAAGGAATTGGAAAGAAGATTGAGGAGGAAATGGATAGTACTGAACAAAGTGTTCCAAATACA AATGGTGAACCGGAAGCAGAAAACATATCAGATGATGAATTACCAGCCCCTGCCCCTGTAAAAGTTCCTGAAACTGAAGAGGTCTCAGATGAGGAACTTCCAGGACCTAAGAGAGCTGAATTGCCAGCTGATACTGAG gTTGTATCTGAGGATGAATTGCCCAGCTCAAAAAAAGAGGGTGAGGAGGAAGAAACATCTTCACCCAAAAAGGAGAGTTCAAAAAGAAAGTTGAGTGAAAGTGGTTATGATCCAACATCTCCCACTTCAGAAAATGATGCTCCCTGTAAAAAATCCAAGGAAGATAAAGAAGAGAAGGAAAAAGAAG AAGTAGCTAAAGCTAAACCCAAAAAATTGCCTGAATTGGATAAGTACTGGAAAGCTGTTAATGATGACCCAACTGATTTTACGGGATGGACCTATTTGCTACAATATGTTGATCAAGAG AATGATATGGAAGCAGCGAGGGAAGCATATGATGCATTTTTGTCACATTATCCATACTGTTATGGTTACTGGAGAAAATATGCtgattatgaaaaaagaaagggaaataagaaaaaatgtgAAGAG gTATTTGAACGAGGTCTCAAAGCCATTCCACTCTCGGTCGATTTGTGGATTCATTATTTGACTTATGTTAAGAGTTCAAGAGGAGAGGATGAAGATTTTGTACG GTCCCAATTTGAACGGGCCTTGGCAGCCTGCGGCCTCGAATTCCGTTCCGACCGTCTTTGGGACTCCTATATTAAGTGGGAAACCGAGGGTAAACGTCTTCAAAAAGTGACAGCTCTTTTTGATAGACTGCTCGCCACTCCAACTCAAGGTTATACTACGCACTTCGACAATTTCCAAGAGCACGTGTCCTCCAATCCGCCCAATAAAGTTCTGGATGTGGACGAATTTATGGCTCTGCGGAAAGAAGTTCGAAGTTTGTTAAAGAGCGAGGAGAAAGCGGCAGAAAACGCTGAGCTGCCGCCTGGAGATGAAGACTCAAAGCTTTATAC CACTGAAGAAGAGTCCAAGAGTATTAGAGAACGAATAGTTTCAATTAGAAGGAAGGTACATAAGAATACTGTAAATGCAGTGACTGCTAGATGGAATTATGAAGAAGGG ATAAAACGACCCTACTTCCATGTAAAACCGTTGGAAAGATGTCAGCTTAAAAACTGGCAAGATTATTTGGATTATGAAATTGAGCAGGGTGATCGAACAAGGATAATAGTGCTGTTTGAACGATGCCTTATAGCATGTGCTTTATACGAAGAATTTTGGCTTAAG TTTGTAAACTATTTGGAAGGTCTGAAAGATCCCGAGTATCAGGCTAAAATAAGAGATGTGTATGAACGAGCTTGCACGATTCATCatttgaaaaaaccaaatttgcATTTACAATGGGCCGCGTTCGAGGAAATGTCGGATAACATTAATCGAGCAGCGGAAATACTAGTCAATTTGGAAAAACAAGTTCCAAATGTGTTGCAAGTTGCTTACAGAAG aaTAAATTTGGAAAGGCGGCGAGGAGATTTTGAAAAGAGCACCCAGCTATTTGAACATTACATAAACAATTCTAAAAATAAGATGATTTCTAGTAATATTGCTATCAAATATTCTAGGTTTACTTTTAAGATCATGAAGAACTATGAAAAGGCTCACGAG ATACTAAAATCAGCTATAGCCAAGGATCCAAATCCAAGGTTGTACTTACAACTTATAGATCTTATTCTGCAAAAGGATGAGTTCAATGAGGATGAAATAGTCTCTGTTTTTGATGAGATTTTAGCGAGAGAAGGCGGCGAACCTGATCAAAAG gcaTTATTCGCTCAAAGGAAATTAGAATTCCTTGAAGATTTTGGGTCCAGTATAGAAGCAGTACAAGCAGCCTATGAGCAGCACCAAAAGTTACACAAACTTGTCAAAGATTccaattcaaagaaaaaggagTCCAAGAG CGAAGCTTCTAGTTCATCAGTAAGCAAAAAGGACGGTAAGTCTGCTGCCTCTTCACAATCACAGTCATATGGCAATTATCAGTACAGTGGCTCAAGTGCAAGTGCACCACCGTATCAATATGGAACAGCAGGTCAGCAAGGACAGTACAATTATACCCAGTATGGACAAGGag GTGATCAGTACCAATATCAGAACTGGCAACCATATCAGCAAGGTGGTTACGGAGGATACAATCAGTGGGGTGGTTATACTGGAGGTTATGGTTACTAA